One Camelus ferus isolate YT-003-E chromosome 19, BCGSAC_Cfer_1.0, whole genome shotgun sequence genomic window, GTGGGTGTTCAGATCGTCTAGGAAGGGTCAGAAGGAAGTCTTTACCTTTGGCTTCACCGCTGTTCGTCGGGTCTTAACTTATCCCTTGGGACGCACCATCTTCCCTGGGGCTTCACACACGAGGGCATGTCAGGGCTGTTGACTCTGCACCCTCACTTCGTGGGCCTGACTTCTCCACCCTGGCACTATGGCTGGTCCAGAACATTGGGTGTCCTGTCTCTGGGAGCTTGGTCACACGTTTATGTGCACTCAAAAGTGCTTTGGCCACAGTCACAGAGGCCTGCCAGGTACATGCCAAAAGGAAAGATGCACAAAACCACCGAGATCTGCCCGCAGTGATGCTCTTTGTGCTTGTTATATGTGGATCCTTTGACGCTCTGCTCAGGaatctccaggaagccctcccctgCCAGCTCCACATGCACCTCTATGGAAGCTTctagttttggggggtttttaatactcattttgaaataatttgatttacaaAGGAGTTACCAAAATAATATAAGGGATCCCTGAATACTCTTTACTCCAATTCCCTAAATGTTAATGTCTTACAAACTTCAGTACAagtttcaaaatcaggaaataagCTTGATATGCTATTATCTACTCTACAGACCTAGGACATTTCACTAATCCTTCCGTGAATGTCCTTTTTCTTAcccaggatccagtccaggatcATATCTTGCATTTACTTGTCATTTCTCCTTACAGTCCTCTCATCTGGAACcagtccctttctctttctttgtctttaaggGTCTTCATGCTTTTGAAGAATACTAGCCAGTTTCCTGTAgaatttggatttgtctgatgtctTCTCCTGGTTAAATTCTggttaaattcatatttttcattttggtgagaACACCACAGAAGTGATGTTATGTTATGCcatagcttttttgttttgtcttttgtctgtattttgaaatgatgaTAGGTTCACAGAAGTGGCAAAGATAGCACATAGAGGTTTCCATGTTTCCTTCACCCAGTCTCCCCTGTGATTACACCTTACGTAACTTACAGCACAGTATCAAAACCTGGAAATTGATATGGGCACCATGTGTGTCGATAGTTCTGTgccattttatcacatgtgtaccTATGTTTAACCACCCCCACCATCAGAATACAGGTAGTGTATTCTGCCTAATAGCCTATACGCTATTCCATCATCACACAAAGATCTCCCTCCTGCTACATCTTTATGGTCACATCCGCTCCCTTCCCCTGGATCTTTCACTCCAGCAACCACTAATTTATGCCCTGTCTctctaattttgtcatttaaagaatgttatgtaaatggaattatacagtatgtgaccttttgagattggcttttttcactcggcataatgcccttgagatctGTCCAAactgttgtgtgtatcaatagtctGTTCCTCTCTATTGCTGAACAGTATCATATGTTATGGTTGGACTGTAgcttgtttaaccattcacccactgaaggccATGAGGGTAGTTTCCAAgttttttactattatgaataaagttgctatggaTATTTTTGTACAGGTTGTTGTGCAGACAAAGGTTTTCACTTCTCTGGATGATGTCATATCTTGCTATAGTTTTTTAACATTCatcacttttctctctttgtccttGAGGATAAGGAGCATGCCTTCTATCTGTGTTGTCTCGAGCCTTGGCACATAGTAAAGACTTTCTTTGTCGAATGAATGAGAGACTcgaacaaaaaaatcttaaacatttaatttaaacgTGTAAGATTTCTAAAGGATATATGGCCACTGATCTGCTCTGAAGAATGATGATTGTCTTAGTATTTTGCATACCATtatgtttgcatttctgtgtgtCATTTTACGAGGATAATTATGCATACACACGTGATGTATGGCCCCAGTGTATTACCAGAGCACCTTTTTGCTAATTATGTGCTTGTGGGAGAAATGACATTGCTCATGAAGCCACATGTGATAGGGGTGTTTCAGCCGCCGAAGTCCTATGTCAGAGAAGTCCTGCCTCTGTTCCTGTCCCCACACCCATCACATGTGGGGTAAGTGTGGATGCCTATTATTCACTAGCAATGCTACTCAacaaaagaggaggagaaatagCTCCTTTAAGCCTttgttaaaatgttatttattactAGCATGTTTTCTTTGACGATTTTATGCCCCACATTTTGTTTCAAAATCCTTTCTTGGATTCTATTGTTCATTGTCTCCAAAAAGTGAGTCTTCCTTTAGAGCACACGTCCACAGGAACTAAGGGTCTCAAAAATCCCTATGAGGAAAAGGCACACGAGAAGATGGACTGTGTGAAGCAGCATTACTTGAGTCCTGAGAATCACCTGGGTCGTGTACAGTGCGGGTTGGTACTGAGTGGTGACTGTGAGCTGCTCATCTGCCAATAAGCTTGTCTTTTGGAAGCTGTAAGTAAACTCAGCCCTCTTTATGCATGTGTTCACGGGATGGTTCACTTCTTTTTCCCCCACGCCTCCACCCCCAGCTGATGACCGTTCGGACGATTACAGGGAATATTTACTACGCCAGGTCAGGAACTAAAATTGTTGGCAAGGTTCATGAAAAGTTCACACTGATTGATGGCATTCGTGTGGCCATGGGCTCTTACAGGTGAGTTTCTAACCCGTCTGTGCTTGTTGCTCTAAACTCATTAGGGGAAGTGTGTGCCTCTAGGGGTCCCAGCTGCTTGTCTCCCTCCACGTGAGCCTCTGCAGCTGAGCATTCTGCGATGTGtgcatccgtgtgtgtgtgtgtgtgtgtgagagagtagGTGAATCAAAGCCTTCTCCGCTGGGAGGTGGTCGGGGTAGGGTCACCTCCTCGGCCCCGGGGGCCACAAAACTCAAGTCCAGAGCTCGAAGCTTGCCTGGAGCCCCAAAGGCGAGTGGGTCCAAGATTCTGGGCTCAGCCAGGACTGCAGTGGATGTGTTGGGGCTTCACAGTGACAGGAATAGTCCCAAACCCTGTTCCTTGGGGCCTTTGATCCGTCCTTGTCCCTGCTTGCTTGGAGGGGAGGGCAGTTGCAGGCATCGGCCTCCGTGTGGAGGGCACAGCCGGAGCGTCACTCCTTCGTGCTGCTTCAAGCCTGTGACTTAGGTGCTTTAGTCTAGAAAGTACCGATGATATTTCTGGCTCCACCTCTGAAGTCTCACTTTGGCAACGGCATCGAGGGTAGAGTGCGGGCAAGCTGAAGGCAGGTGGAGATAATGAGTGGTAAACCCCAGTCTTCAGAGGCTAAGATACACCATGTTCACTCCCGTGGCTCGGATGGTCACATGTTTTGCCACCTCGGTGTTAGATCGTCTGATGGTTCACATGAGATGtgtctctactttttaaaaaagaaacacacatttttgaAACAACATGCATCCCAGGGTGGTAATTGTGTGTCAGCCCCAGGTAAAGGGGGTGTGCAGATGTCCCTGCGAGATGAGCAGTCAGACCAACAAACAGTAGTTTGAGTCTTTCTTCTCAAACTACTGTCATTGCTCAGAACAAAATTTGAACTCTTTCTCAGGACGTCCTTTCATAAGAAGTTTGAAAATAGCACGAGCAAGCTAGCTTTTCACCCAAAGTGGTATTTATCTATATTAACCAAACTAAGCTCCACATGGTTTTTGGCTgttctgaaatataaaatataaaaattacccCCTGCAAAAGGAAATATGCTGCTGCTGAGATGGAGGATGATGACAACTTCCATTTGCTGAGGACATTTTATGATTCTGTGGTGTTGGAGAGGTGTCTAGTTTACATGATCTCAGGGTTTTCAAAAGGACCTTTCTTCTCAGGCTCTGAAGGCAGCTGTCAAAGTGAATTTGCATTGACCTGTGTTCTTGGTTGCAAAAGACAGAGTTGATACTATGTTTCATGATTTCTTATGTAAAACACCCTACTCCTGATACAAATTTCTGTGTCAGTGGGGCAGTTGCAAGTGCAGAAAGCTAACTCAGACTACTTCATGCAAATTGGAATTTAATGACTCTGGTATAAAAAGGCTCTGTTGGTTTTCAGCTCACCTTGACCAAGAGGCCATGCATTTATCAGAACACTGTTTCCTGGGTCTGCTTTTCTCTGGTTGATCCTTATTCTCAGTCAGGCTCTCCCTTTGCAGGCAAAGATCCCGTCTTACCCACGTGGCCTCTAGCAGCTAGCTCCGGAATAGagagcctttctttctctctgcactGGTATTGGTCCTTGAAAAACTACTTGGCTTTCGCTGGCTCAGTGCCCCCCTGAGTAGACCCCAGTATCCCAGGGTCTAGGATACTCTGGCCAGCCTGGGTCACCTGCCCACCTTATTGTGATTGGAGAAGGTGCATCAATGAAAGGTTTCTGAGGCGAAGTGGGCGAGCTCCTGCTACCCTAGAAAGAAGAAGCGGTGCTGGACAGCTAGGGGCACATGGCCACTATTCAGCTCTAAACGTGTGCTGAGAACAGTGTCATCGTTAGAATGACCACCACATCTCCCATTGTGAAAGTGGCAGCATGGAGGTGGTGGCGAGGAGCTCTGTCCCTGCAGTTCTTAAGGACTGGGGCCTAGTCTAGGCTCTGCCACCAGCTTCCCACTGTGACAACGCTAGGCGGCTTCCTCACTCCTCAAATGAGGGCGCTGGCCTCAGTGCTTTAGAAACCCTTTCTAGATTTTAGCACCTCTGTGGCTAAGGTGTGTAGGTTTCAGCGTGTTGGTTAAACAGTGGCTTTTTAACGTTTCTGTTAACGCGTCCCTACGCTATATACTGTGCTAAGGCTGGCTGAATTCACACCAAATGGTCAGTGTGCTGTCTGTCACTGGAATTGTGACCTTTACGCCACAGAATATCTGGGCTTTATATTCAGATCGACAATAAATAGCTGAAGATTGCTCATCCTTACcagcttctgtttgttttgtttttaatcctgaaGTTTTACGTGGACGGATGGCAAATTAAACAGCAGTAACTTGGTCATTCTGTCTGGCCAAGTGGTGGAGCACTTTGATCTGGAGTTCCGAATCCTGTATGCACAGTCAAAGCCCATCAGCTCCAAACTCCTGTCCAACTTCCGAAGCAGTGGCAAGTTTGACCATCTTGTCGACCAGAAACCACTGTCCAAGGAGCTCACGCTGGGCAACCTGCTGCGGCTGCGGCTGGCCAGGCTCTCGAGCACCCCCAAGAAGGCTGCGCCGGGCTGCGCAGAGGGCCGGGCAGAGGCCAGGCATGGGGACTCCGGCTCCTCCACCATCAGTGAGGAAGACTACCTCGGCAGCCGCAGGGACAGACCAGAGAGTGGGAAGGCGACCGATGCTGCCACGCAGACGGAGCCAGGAGAGGAGACTCTGGCTGTGAGTGTGAATGATGCAGGGACACAAACCGGCACTGCCTCTGCATGTGCTGGCACCCAGACCACAGTCACCACCAGGGTGGTGAGCTCCCAAACTGAGGTCCGGTCCACGTCAGCCACCACCCAGACCGACATGGATGAGAACCTTCTCTTCTCTCAGGGAACCCAGTCGAAAGAAGGGTCACCAGTATCAAGGATGTCTGTGTCAAGATCTTCCAGTTTGCGGtcttcttcctctctgtcctcccaaGGCTCTGTGGCCAGCTCTATTAGCTCCCAGACTTCCCTCCGAGCCACCGACCTCATCACACCCGGGCACCCTACGTACTGGAGCACCCCCCGCTTGGATCTGTGCTTTAGAGACTCATTCAGAAACTTGAACAAAGAGCGGCAGTTTCACTTGGCTGGAATCAGGTCCCGGCTCAACCACATGCTGGCTATGCTCTCAAGGAGAACATTCCTTACTGAAAACTACTTCGGCTTTGGTTCTGGGAGTTTCACCAGATCATCAGCTCATTTGCTGGCGGTCAGAGATATCACACTTTATCCCTCCTACCAGTGACTGCTCTGCTCATGCACAGCCTCTGGCTTGGAGTAGATGACGTCAGAGCATCCTGCTTTACACGATGTCTCCTGTCCCTAATTGCCTTTCTTTCACTCTGTCTTTGAATTCTAGAAACTGCTCATTACTGTACgtgctttagttttattttatttttaatcatgtatAAACCAGGTATTGGTTTTACATTTAAACACTATGGGTACAGTTTCTTTGcactattttattattgatttcctTTCAAGAGAATGTTTCGGGGCTCTCAGGCAATTCAGGTAAGAGAGAAAatatgttttgcatttttctagaTATGTGTACTCTTCTGTTTTAGAGGTTTGAATCACTTGTTTTTATGATCAAATCCTAAttagaaaaaacttaaaactgtTTCTTAAGTGTCTGTCTCTCCTTTAGAATATCTGTTCTTAGTATTAAATAGTTGTAAACAACGCTTGTTTGGTGGTGGctcctggtttttttttctgttcacttttctctCTTGCACTTTTCTGTTTAACTCTAGGAGTGTGCCACAAGTAAATGCACCTAATACATAGTTatgcagggttttttgtttttagcagtgTTAGGGTGGAGAAGTAGATGATCcaaattataaaagagaaaatatccaCTTAAAAGTTAGAACACATAGGGTGATACCTTCCTTAGTGACAGGAGTATTGATGTCACTAGCTCTGTAGTTTGAGGAAACTTACCAGACCTCACAGTTCTTTTCATGTGCTCCAGCTTGTCtttttcaaagaagcagcttGAGCTATTCAGACGAGGACCTTGGTTCTGTTCTCTGCCATAGAACGCCTCACCGTGCATTCCTGGATTCATCCCTGGTAGTAACTCTAGTGGCCCCACGGGCGTAATTTCATCAAATGGGTGTATTGACAGTGATTTAGCAATCTAATATCCTGGAGCAGGGGCCAAAGAGGACACTGACAATTATCCCAGATTCCTAGTCCAGTGGCAGGCAATGCAACCGGTTTCTACACCCTGCTAAGCAGGATTGGTATACCTGTGGAATCCTGTTTTTGTCCAGTCTCCTTTCTGTGGACAGACAAAAGGAAGAGAGTTAGGTGATGGTTTCCTCCTTCTGAACCGACAAGAGcaaaaaagatctaaaataggggaggggggagggtgttgTCTGCCACATGCGCAGATTCTGATGTGCATAGATCCTGAGCACGCCTGCAGGTTTCCATGTGTGCACTGGGATTCCCTTACGGTCACCAGATTACTGGCTGGCTTAGTGTCATATTCTGGGCTGGGAAGCAGAACGGACAGCTGGTTTCATGTCTGGCTGTAAACAACTGTGGCCCAAGCCTCACATAAATATACTGTTCTTTGAATCCACTTAGACTTAGATAATTCCCTTTGTGCTGTCTTTGACCCTCATAACAATGCAGTGGTTGGACAGCTGTTATTCCCAATTTTCAAGTgaaggaactgaagctcagattAAGTAGCATATTCAAGGTCACGTGATTGAAAAATGTCAAGACAAGCATTTAAAGACAGGTTTTCAGATTCTCAGTTCAGTACAGTTTGATGTGACTGCTTCTTGATGGGAACTATGGAGGCATTAGAGGATGTGCCCTGAGAAATGGCAGTTAATGCAATGGTGAGTTGAAAACTTAATTAAAACTTAAGCTCATTAACAAATGTAGGTAGGTTTGAAATTTCAATTCAATGTGTTCTACGCAACTATTAATAGGCATTCATTAAAAAAGGCTCTGCCGTTTAGTTTGGAAAATGATGcatcaaataaatttaaacaggATTCTTTATTGCAGGACTACTCAGACTTTTGAACGAGGTTATTACACTGTGACTTTCTCAGAGGAGGGCAGGTACATGGCCTCCCACAAACTTACCTGATTACAGAGTCCTTTTTGTGGAACAGGATGCAAAACCATTGTTCTCTGAAAGTGTTGCCAGAGATTAGAAATAAGAACAAGAGGTATATGGAATCCTAAGAAAATGGCCTGGTCTCTTAGAGTAAGCAAAGCTTTTCTGGCGTTTGAGTGTGGAAAGAATATTATTATAGGATGGAGTTTCTCAAGGTCTCAAGGTCAGATCTGAGGGCCACCTGCTTCAGAGTCAGCTGGGGTCCTTGTTTAAAATGCTGACTTACTGGCCCCACTTCCAGCGGAGGGGAGGCTGGGTATGGCAGACTGTTtggttcaaaaatatttgttgccCCTCCCTGGGAGAGAATTATATCTCCTTATCTGTCTAATGTCAGATTtgaatgtaaatatttcaattatatatctctaaaagattaaaaaaaacctacaatGCTTTGATCACACCTAAACAACTTTGATAAAAATTTCTCAATATCATCAAATAGTGTTCAGACTCAGCCGTCTCATGATTTTCTCCCTAACTTACTTGAATTAAAGATCCGTACAATTTCAAGGTCAATCCAATCAGATTGCAGGGTCGACATTCTCTTGAAAAGCTGAAGGAGCCACCCTACCTCTGCAGGCAGTTGGGTTGAGGAGTATCTATCTTTTACTTAACAGCACTTAAAGCAACTAACAAGAAAACCTAGGATACAAGATGGTGCACGTGGACATTTACATGAAAGAAACCTGAGGTGAGGATACAGAAAGGGGTCGGGAAGGAGGCTCTCAGTACATGCCACCGTGACCAACACACTTCCTATGGGCAGGCACACACTTTAAACTTCTCAGTAGCTGAGGCAGAAAGAAACCTGGTCAGATCTACCATCCACAATGTCCATAAGATTAAAGTAAATCCAGGAACAGGAAGAACAATTCTTGGTACTAAGATCAGGTAAGAATTTCTCACAGGGATCCTCTTATAAAAATGGTACTGTAAAGTGTTCTGAGAATACCATCATGATAATAAACACCTTGACAGATGTTCTGGGATGTGCCCAAACTCCGGGCTCCACAAGGGCAGATGTTTAAAGCTATAAATGAACTGAATGTATTCAGACATATTTCATGAGCATGGAGTATATACCTTAGGTTGAGTATGTTCACATAAGCATTGTTATTCTAGGTTCACTGGTACCAGACACCTAGAAATATACCCTAGTTTGCCTGGCAGAGGTCCAATTTATGCCTATGAATTCCACCCTTCGTTCTCTGCGGTGTCCCAGTTTCAACAATAAAGCATACAGTCATCCTATCCAGAAAGCACCTGGCAGACCTGAGGAGGCCCTCCCCCGGTTCATCCAATTCCACAGATGCACAGTGTCCCTCAGGCTGACATGACGGACTCCCCTAGTAGCTAGctgagtctctttcctagtggttctctctccacctctgtaCCCATATCCTTGGAGCTAAGTGAACACTTGCTTATGCTAATACCTGGGTGAACCTGATCATTTGCATATGAGTGAAAAAACCGGACAGGTTTACATGTGTTACAAGTTGCAGAGGGCTGCACCTTAGACCCAGTGGAAAATCCCAGTGGAGTACAATTCAGGAAAGGCAATTCTGTAAAGAACTACCTCATTTCAGGCTGGGGCATAGTGCTTTCTAACCTGGCTTCACGGAGGAGACCCAAGGGCAGTCAGGATTTTTCTAAGGAAGCTGAAAGTTCTAGCACATGAATACATGGTATAATGGagatctattattttttcttcattcgACCTCTGATAATCTCACTCTCAGAAATCCTTCTGAGAAACCATTCTGTTTCCAGTTCTCCGTCCATGTGGTTCAGATGACGCTGACCACACCTGACTTAGGATGGAGTGTGTGACCTAGGTTTAAGCCAGTCAGTACACCAATATTCCCTGACCCTAGTGAGTGATTCAGGGATGGACATATAGCCAGTCAGGTACTTTTGCTAGGAATTTTTTGGAAAGAGCCTTGATGCCTAGAGGATGTGGTGGCTGAGCTGACATGGCCACTAGGTAGCATGTGACAGCTGGGTCTGTAGAATGCAGAATGTTATGGTCAGAAGCAAGCCCTGATTATGTCCTATGTGTCCCAATGCAGCTGTGTCTCAAATCAGAACTATTCTTGGACTTTTTATATTATATGAGCCATTTCTGCTTAAGAGACAACGGATTGGGTTTTCCACTACTTATTACATAAAAGCCTTAACTGGTATAAAGATAAAAGTCCTAAGTCCTATGCCTCCTAAACATGGCCAAgatggttgggctggaaatattTCAAAGCAGAAAGTACCAGTTAACCACCTGCCATAAACAAAGACAAACTTCTATAATGTATCTATGGAAAATTTTGAGGAATATCTTGTGGAGTATCTATTACCATTTGGAAGTTGTGAAATATATGCCTATGTAACAAAATGATCAAACTTTCATGGAATTGTTGGCAGTGAACTAAATAACTTCCGGATGCTATTTCAAGaaatagtgttttaatttttagagtagTTATTTTAGGCCATTCTTTCTTAAAACAGTTAATTAGGAAAGATAAGATACTCTATTGAGACCATTCCTAGTCTGCGGCAATAAAACCACACCATCAACATCCAAGTAATTTCTTAGGTATTGTCTCTAATAGAAGTCTTTGAAAGGAAAATGACCCATCAGAGACAGCTGGACTTAGAACTTTCTGAGGCAGATGAACTAATTCTTATCTAGGAGAGCTAAGCTCTAAATGGTTTGGGAATCAGAAAGCTTAAATTCTAGTTTCAGTTCTGATACTAAATTAGCTCATTGATTCTGACCAAATCCTTTTAACTTCCATGGACCatagttttttccttctgtgaaacaAAGAATTTAGACTAAATGTTGACTAAAGTCTCCTCCAGCTTGAAGATTATGATCTAGTGATTTGGGCACAGCCACTATACTGTCTCTTTGTAAATAAGAAGTCTTCTTCATGTAAGTGATAgagtaatttataaaaaaaaagaaatcataaaaagtgacagtgatttcattttcccTTGTATTTATGTATAAACCCTGTTTTGTATACATGGGTCCTTAgtgaaaatcagacaaaaattatGACATTGATCCtttcttgttttaagaaataaagctaAGTATAAAGCATGGTGTTCACATATGTCATTACTCAATAGGCACTTTGTTATTGGACTGTAATATGAATATGACATGCTCCTTGTCCTCAAGATGTTCCCAGTGTAATAGTGGAGGCAGCTTAACTAGGTAGTTCAACTAAGTAAGTGTTACCACAAAAGTGGGGACACAGGTTCTGAGTCTGCAGAGGGAGAATGCTTAAGTTGGATAGGGAATTTAGAGGTGTCTTCTTAGAGCTGACTCTTAGAAGGATATTTGAAACGATGGATGGAGAATTCTACACAGAGATTATCATTTATGGAACCCTATTTTCGCTATTATGAAAATAATCGAAGGGgatatttggaaaatgaatgtatgtatgtaaattcttattttttctcccGGTTGATTTGTTCTATTTGAATTATTGAGAGCTAAAGTTGACTGAATGCCTATTATGTCTTACACTGTGTTCCTACTttacatgttatttcatttaatccaaaATTTTAAACCTCGTTTTACAAGCTAAGATTAGATGACAGCTAGGAGCTAGGaaatggcaaagctgggattccaAATCATGTCTCCTTGTCTCCAAAGCCCTTCATTCTTTTCAGGACTATGCCATTTCTCTCAAAGAACGCAGAATTTTCTTCCCAGCTCTAAAATGCATAGATTCTGAAGCCTCTCATTTCCTCCCAATTAGTTGCCTACCCACTAAACATTTCTACTTGAGCTTATTAGCTCTCATCAGCTTTCCTTTGGATTAGTAGAATCTTTCTCAAGCTAGCTGCTGGAAACATCTGTGGAGCTTcttaaaatgcaggttcccagGTCATGCCCCTGGAGATTCTGACTTGGGATTGGATTAGGGtctagaatctgtatttttaacaagtatttGAATCATGAGTAGTCAAACTGGAGAAAACATTGGGCTAGTACCCTAGTCTAACAGATCTACTCATTTCTAAGTCTCTTGTTTCAACCCATTCCCCATCCGCCTTTTCAGCATCTCTCAACGCACCTGAAGACTTCCATACCGTTTCCATTGTCTTATTTACTTAATAATAAACACTGCTTTTTATcgagcatttattcatttactatcACCCCCGTGCCCCTCCGCCGCCGCTTGGA contains:
- the FAM83D gene encoding protein FAM83D is translated as MALRSDVLDELPAACLSPCGPPNPAELYSEERRLALEELVAGGPNAFAAFLRRERLGRFLNPDEVRAILRSAERPGEEGAAAAGAEDSFGSSHDCSSGTYFPEQSDLEPPLLELGWPAFYQGAYRGATRVEAHFQPRGVGSGGPYGCKDALRQQLRSAREVIAVVMDVFTDIDIFRDLQEICQKQGVAVYILLDQSLLSQFLDMCMDLKVHPEQEKLMTVRTITGNIYYARSGTKIVGKVHEKFTLIDGIRVAMGSYSFTWTDGKLNSSNLVILSGQVVEHFDLEFRILYAQSKPISSKLLSNFRSSGKFDHLVDQKPLSKELTLGNLLRLRLARLSSTPKKAAPGCAEGRAEARHGDSGSSTISEEDYLGSRRDRPESGKATDAATQTEPGEETLAVSVNDAGTQTGTASACAGTQTTVTTRVVSSQTEVRSTSATTQTDMDENLLFSQGTQSKEGSPVSRMSVSRSSSLRSSSSLSSQGSVASSISSQTSLRATDLITPGHPTYWSTPRLDLCFRDSFRNLNKERQFHLAGIRSRLNHMLAMLSRRTFLTENYFGFGSGSFTRSSAHLLAVRDITLYPSYQ